The Sparus aurata chromosome 12, fSpaAur1.1, whole genome shotgun sequence sequence CCTGGGAATAGCAGGAGAATATGGCCTGTAGAAGAGGAAGTGAGAGTAGTGTAAAGTAAGACTACAGCTGGGTATTATTCTGCCAAAttgaaaatactgaaaataaaatcaaaaatgcaaaaaggtGGTGCACAATGACTCACGTGGTACCCATGCCACCCTCAAAGTCTCTAAGGGTTTTCTTTGGGGAGAGGAAGTCATCATCCTGGTCCTTGAAGTCATCAAGCTTGAGATAGCGTGCTCCATCCATCCCAAGCAACTCATCTCCTGTAGGCAAAAACAAAGTGGTGAGAAAGGTAGAAAAGGGGCAAAGTGGAGAAACGAAAAACTGGCAAAGAAAAGTTTTgcacaaaagagagaaaaggacaAGACCAGGGGAAAACAGGGGAAAATAATGCTGATCTCAACTCTTAAATTCTTCCACTCAGTCACTAAATGCTCTGCCAATGGAATTCACCTTTTTCCCCCAATGTGTATTGTTATGTTATTGTTTTGCTATGAGTGACAGTATCTTAAAACTGTGGCTGATGTCTCCACTTGAATCAAAATGATGTCACTTGGTTAAATTCTCCATAGATGAAAGTCGTAACACCACCATCCTTCCCATCCCTTCACCTTCATGAAACCACAGAAAAACATGGCGCAAAGCAATCTCAAACATTTTACTCTAAGCAATGGAGTCAGACCAACAACAACCAGAGCCGATGGAAACCAAAAGAAGTGAAGGAAGAGGACTTGTAAGACAGTGAAGATTAACACTGTTTTGGACACTGCATGGACAGCAAACTGCAAGGCACCTGGTGACAGCTTTATAGTGAGCATGCCCATTAAAGATGAAATCACATGTGGTGATGGTTGTTTTCTGTGTAGGAGAAAATACCTCAATTATTAAGGAGGAATGGTATTGAAATCATAATCATAACAATAGTAAAATATAAACCACTTGACATGACAAAGCTGCTCACAAACAATTAAATATTCAGTAGGACAAGCTGCACAGGTAGacaaaaaatgttaaagaagaaaaaaacaatacaattaaacaagtacaacaagaacaaaatagaTTAAAATGGAGCTTGCATGTTAAAATGCTGTTACATTTACACTGattattttaaagcaaaaaagacAACTGCTTGAACAGCAACTGTACGCATTGTTCGCCGGTGGGTGTCACAGCTGGGCCACAGCATGTGTATAATCAGCTTTTGATCAATTAGTCAGTAAATGGTAGGagaactcattttcaaaataactggATTTGGATGGGAGACATTTGTCTCTTAAATACTGGAGTTCTGTCAGTAATGATTTCCACGGACAGATGTGCATTAAACGCTGGTAAAAGGAAAATGTTGTGACTTCATGCTGATGAAAAACagacatattttttcttttcaaataaatttcTTAgcaagagggagaagaggagagaataAAGATAGAGGAGATAAAGATAGAGAGGAGCAGACAGGGCTGCAGTTGATAGCAGAGTCAAACGAACTGATTAGAAAAGACAATTAGtgacacacagagaaaatgagaaatgtgCATTTGGCAATGAAGGCACAAGTTCACGAGTCACCTGACCGGACAAGCCAGAGATACAGACACACTCCTACCTAAGGTAAGCTGGGCAACCCctaaaaaacaaatggaaaaaaggtGTCATAAACAGTCATACACTTATTGAAATTCATGGTGGCACTGTGATGTGTACCGCCCATACAGTCTTCATCGAACAAATCAGAGCTGAAAATTAATTATCAAAGATGTacagttgatttatttaacataaTCATAATGGATAGCCTACCTTCATCCTCTGAAACATCCAAAATCTCATCTACTGTCTCAGGGAAACTCATCCGATGCTTCTCTGTAGTGATCTGTGAGGAGCAGAAGGAGGGCGCAAGATATGGTagagacaggaaggagagaaatggagagaaaCAAGAGGGGAACAGGtagaaaatgcaggtgaggaAGCTAAACTTGATAAAGACAAGACATTCGTTTGATTGAACATCTGAGTCATGGCGTCTCAAGGATACTTCTTTGCGTATTGGTGTAACCATGTGAACCATGCATGATGTGTTGCTCACCGTGGAGACCGACTCCTCGGTAACCAGTTTCAGCACATCGATGACAGAGATGTAACCCAGCCGCTTGGCAATACCCAGGGGAGATGTCCCATTCTATACAGAGAAAGATGAGTAACATCATGCAAAATATGTCAGCAGTCAACCGTCTTgatagttgccagtttgtggaaagAAAACGCAAGAATGGCTGAGTTCTACAGTATGTACCTGGCACACTGTACAGctctaatgttagctagctagtgttagccacattaacattagctagcattagcaacgttaatGTTTGCTAGCTTGCATTAGCAATGTTAGCTTGCAAACAAAAGCAATTGAAGGTGGAAGGTGGAATGCCACATTTAGTGGCTTTAacacctttaaaacaaaaaaatatataagttAGTAATATGGTGTGCAGACATAATTTTTCAAGTGGAAAAACTAAACTGACGTTCAAACCTACAGACTGTATTGTGTTTATTACAGCTTCGGTAATGCGATTTCTTTCCATATGGAATTAGCAATTACACACATGTAATATCAACAGGAAAGATGGATGCACAAGGCAAACCTATCAAACAGTATCATCACCATACAGATGTGAATGCTGACTGAAGGAAAGGGGGTTCTCATGTATATCATACAATATAATGATAGATATTACAGTAGAGTACTGATACTCTTATTTTAGAAAATGTGGGATGGTGTTAACATTGGACGTTATTTCAAATGTGCCTGATCATGATGTTCATATGAACACATGTCCCTGCGCACCATTCCAGGACCTTAGAACCACTGAACTTGAATTGTGTATTTTCTTGGTTATATTAAATGATGTCAGTCAACCCACTTGAAGCACATTAGTAGGTATCGTCTCAGAGGGAGGccttatttttttcaacattatcAATAGGACACGGTTTTCAAGTGctatatcgtaggcaactggactatGATAAAGCAATTAGAATAACCATAACCTGAacgactgagaaccttcatcaacatgacaCATGTTTATGTTCCCCAGATAAATCAATGTGTAGGTATAGGGGGAATTCCTGGTAATGAGAGTAGAGACGCactgatcaggatttttggggccaatcaccgatcaccgaaagcagtatctgctgATCCCGATAtagccgatcaccgatcacagcgtcaaatccataaattcttctatattgttgtcctgtgtaactttcatatatttaattaatgattcttcttacacaacattgacattgtattattaagtataaaaattaggagatgagaaagtatcatgaattgaccaccgttttattgcaggctgaggcaatgtgcaatatttcacacactagagactctcttagagacaacttggactcagcttacatagagtaactatagcttactagtgggaatgcatgcagtcagggtgggaatttcgtcattttaggggcaagtccatttggccttcacttcacatggattatgtattaaaacatttttttataccaatacgaagttaatgttacattagaaaacaggtTAGGGTAAGTAGGgttaggtgatttttgtgacaccacactgaatattagtgttattgaatatttctcccaatagaaattccccaaaattatggcaaagcacattttttccaaacaaaaaattgtagaataaccagcaggagaccactgatgtgtggagtgattttggtggcactacactctgaataatagtgaagttattgaatatcttttgtagtttctcttttcggtgttgcactttgtagacggtctcACAgaccctcgtctcacagacggctgaccatacagacccgGAGGACCGCTGGTTTTGATAAAAATACGGTTGtggctcgttgtctaccttactacggtaggaaagacccatcgtttgtgttttaacaaggtttcatttatgagttattgatccggtaagttcgaatctgtgaatatatttccaactttaccaaactaaatcctaccacataagtcagttacgtatcatgtcaaaaccggctgcgctcgctcgctgtgctgtaagttttgttcttctgttttgagacgctgctgcagtttgagaggctttcacatgagatcatcgatgtgatgatgagacgcCATCTGtgcgaaccgcgaactcactgaagttactgtgagtgactactgtgcattcaagtggctgtaattcaaggcaagaaCACTACACTGACCaggccaggggcacaaaggccagtgtggccgtacgatgagatTTTTTTGCACgcggcatcaaggccaaagtgcgggtgGCTGCCGttgccgccgtgaaattcccaccctgcatgtaGTTAATgcactctatattgaaacgtcatctgatcagcctgctttgatctattttgagaactccgatcaaaaccgataggggcattatcggccgattgcaatcggttgccgatcgatctgTGCATCTCTAAATGAGAGGATACGGTATTTAAAGGGCTTGCTCACTGAAGTAATCTCATTGGGCTGGGCTCCATGTTTCAACAACAGGGTGACAATATCTGTATGGCCCTGCTGAGCTGCCTGGTGCAGAGGGGTGTAGCCcatctggggaaacaaaagaaaagaagattgTCAGACTAAAAAAGAGACTCAGAGACATTACTATTCTAAACTATACCGGTGTCGCTATAGCCATTCTGCTCTTTCTGGATAACATATCACTGGAGGCAAAACATCAAGCGTCTAACaagtgaataaaacacacacgcagtcagATTTGCTGAAACATATTATACAGGTGAGCTAGATATAGTTTACCCTTGTCTTGCTGTTCACTTGggcctgctgctgcagaaggAACTTCACCATCTTGATGTTGCCATAGTGACAGGCCACATGAAGGGGTGTGTAGCCCATCTGggacaaggagagagagacggttGGTGCTCATCAATGCTTGTGTACAAATTCTTATAATCACGAGAAAGCAAAATTTTAATAAGGCAGCAAACATTAAACAAGCTCAAAAATGACAACATATTAATATACAAAATGAATCACCTTCTTTTaggttacatttttatattgtcTTTTTAGTTGCTTGGTAAATTTAATATAAATTTAAAATTTCTAAAAGATCTGATAAGCTAGTGTGACAAGACCACATGCTTTAAATTGAATATTCATATATCATCATTAATTTTATATCATATTAAATTGCTATCCAAGTCTTCATTGCAAGATGAACCCTTAGTGCTTGAAGAGGCAAAACCTTGCAATCTTCAAACTTAATGAATTAATTATGTAGAGAAAATTATCAATAAGAGAATAGCCTTATTACTATGACAACTTAGTGTAGGTCTGACCCATCTGATTCTAAAACCCAAAGGCTCATTTTCAGTGTAATTTTTAAAGAGATGCCAGCTACTAATACCTTTTCTATAATTCCATGTACCAGTGGAGGTGGTGTTACTTACCCTCGAGGCAGCGTAAATGGAGGCTCCTTGTTTGACCAGTGTGTCAGCGATTCCCACATGACCTTCCTGGGCCACTAGATGTAGTGGGGTCAATCCATTCTACAAGAAAGAATGGACCAGacacatgaaaaatgtgtttttcaaacaGCATTTTCAAGGGTCTCTTAAAAATGACTATATTTTTCAaaggtgatttaaaaaaagcattttcacTACGTTGTAATTCTGTACCTTGTTTCCCAGATTCACGTTGGCCTGTTTGGAGATGAGCAGGGCCACAATATCAGGCCGCCCCTCTTGTGAAGCCAGGTGCAGGGGCGTGATGCCTTGGAGGGACTCGGCATTGGGCGTCGCCCCGCTCTGCAGCAGACAACTGGCCACTTCCATCTGGTTCTGCTTGGCAGCTATGTGAAGGGGAGTGTAGCCATTCTGTGGCAAGAAACAAGGACATAAAGCCATTGTTTATCTTAACACTGTTCATATCTAATTTTAGATTAAAACTTGAATGCTTTCATGTGCTTCAGGGCATATCTCACACTCTTTTGTTTTGGCATGTGTGTCAGTGGCATGCTGTTTGTTCACGATAATTTATCGACTTGTCAAATGTTTAATATTCATTGAATCACAATTATTATTGTCATGGTATTCaacttttagtttttgtttatattttatatatccAAGATATTCTAATATTCTAAGATCTGAATATTATTCATACTGTATAGTTGCATTATTATGCTATAATATAACCTTATAACAGTGGCATAACGTCTTATGCAGGCCTAACGCTGTGTGCCTAAGTGAGTATGTGCACACGTATATGTGAGCATCTTACTCGGGCAGTGCTGTGTGCAGATCCTCCCTTGCTGACCAGGAGTTTAACAACATCCAGGTTGTTGTGATGGACGGCCACATGAAGGGGTGTCAGACCATtctgttaaacaaacaaacacacacacacacatacacatggaCACATATATAAacacgcacaaaaacacacagaaacacatatatatgtgaAACATGACCACGATTTATCATCTCTATGTGGGCTCCTCACAGCCTTGTAAAGAgtgctttattgtttttgttctcttcAGGGAGCTGAACTACAGGAAGCACAGATTGTCTCACCTTCCCAGCTGCATTAGGGTTGGCTCCTCTCTCCAGGAGGAGCTCGGCAACATCCACCTTTCCATATTTAGAGGACACATGGAGAGGAGTGAAGCCTTTCTgctcaaaagaaaacagaatttgGAAAGAGATATTGTGTGCTTATAATTGTTGTACATTACACTGGTTTGAGGGAAAAATGAGAGAGGCTGGGCTAGCTAATACATCTCTGTACATGTGATAAAAAATGGAGGAGAattacagaaaacagaaaaattatAGGTTATATTATTACTGGATAACCTAATGTATCCCATACGCGTGCCAAGCAAGGCTGCTGCATCAAGTGGTCTAGAGATTCAGGAATCGCCTATTTCTAAAAATAGGCCTGAAAATGACCCGTACACAGTCATATCCACATATTAccaacatttcaacacattattgatgtctgtatctgtagaaAATTtcacttggggggggggggcaaaggATAATCATCCTATTTCATCATCCTATTTATTGATaataatcaaaatcaaactccatgtaaatagacagggcaggcaggagcctcactgcagcagtgagtgagcAGCAGTGGCTCAGCACGCAGTTCACAGGCATCCAGAGTGTCTAAACTGTGATGTTTATGCAGTAATTGAGCATTAATGCTGATGCAACCATTTTTTCCTGTCACGGCTTCTGTCCTACCTTTGTCATTTTGGTCTGCTGTGCTCCAGCATCCAACAAGATTCGAATAGTGTGGATGTGTCCTTCACGTGCAGAGATGTGTAACGGTGTGTGGCCCGCAGTTGTAGCTGAGTCGGGATTGGCCTTGTGCTCAAGGAGAAGCTTGACAAGCTCCTTGTGGCCCATGCGGGCTGCACAGTGTAAGGGTGTCTGGTCATCCTGcactcagagagaaagagggtaATTGGTTATGTTTTATGAAACTTTTTCTGCATATTACAAGGCAGCAATGACCTCCTTCAGATATACTGAATGGCAACAACATATAGTACACACGAAAAGCTTGTTTACATGACTATATACCTTTGCCCTGGCATCTACTTGCGCTGCATTCTGCAGCAGGAACTGAGCAACTTCACAGTGTCCTGCTCTGGAGGCCATGTGGAGGGGAGTCTCCACTTTCTGGTGTAGAGAAACGTAAAAAGTCACTAATGTAATAGAAACCTTCCATCAATTCATCAATAACTACACAGTGCTGAACAATGCATTTATGAGTATAGTGTAGGCCATACagataaaaacatgatttgtaATCAGGGTCCACAGTTCAGACAAGTCTACTgatttcagtcatttaaaaacaattcatgCTCATTGAGCAATATACTTTTTAATAACAATGGATTCCTGTGCTGGTGAAAAGAGAATTAATCTATCTATTCCTAATTGTTTAATGTTTGACCTACGAAATTAATCTTctcaaataattaattattgAATTCAGAGTGGAATTAAGAGAGGTGCTTTTTGTGGACAATCTAGACAAATGTTAATTGTCTCAACTGGCAATGTTTTATAAGTGATTCAAAGGAAAAAGGATATGAAAAGAAGACTGAGGTGGAAAGAAGGTTCTCACCACATTGGAAGCATTGGGTGAAGCTCCTCTCTGGAGCAGGTTCTTCACGATGTTCAGATGGCCCATGAATGCTGCTACATGAAGAGGAGTGAGACCAGACTGCACACAGACAAGAGTCGAGGCTCAATATCAATGCATTACACAGGAGTCACGTGACTTACTTGTTTATAGCCTCAGATTTGGACAAAAGAGGACAGAAAAGATAAGTAATTCTTTGTCAATGCCACTTTTCATGTTCAGACTCCCTTGTTGTCACATGGCCTCACCTCTGTGACAGCTTCTAGGGAAGCAGAGTGCTTGAGCAGCAGGTCCATGGACCGCATGTGGTTCTTCTTGCAAGCAATATGGAGAGGTGTGAAGCCATTCTGGAAACACAGTGGAAAAAGGTCACAACTAGTCTACACATGTGCAAATTCCTGAAGTCAGAATTACTTTATGACTTTTCATCAAAAGATTGTTGATAAAATATCTCAAAAGTATTTCTTTTTGATTCCCGTGTTGTGTTGCTACACTGATGGCAACTGCTTAATGTGAAAAAGATTTGTGTAAATTGGGATGGGTGTAAAAGATTGGTTTTACTTTTAAGCTTTTGCATGTTTTCAGTTAAACAGATATAAATCTGCacacctttaaaggtgcaacacaacacaaaaattTCAGTTGAAGCAttcaaaatgtaacaaaatgtttcatcaaAAATTTAAGAAAGAACAGTTTTGTAGTTACGATGTCTATATACTCGCATTGCTTACCAGCTAGAAAGTGAGCTCCTGTGCTAGACGTGTAAACACCAAGACCCTACGGTGCTCCAAGCGGCTAGTCAGGACAGctgactgagctaactagctacagCAGCAGTTTTCGGTTACTTTGTTGAAATCCTTCCCCCCCATGTGTCTTGAGCatgaattcgacaggtggccagttcttacatattgcaccttcaatTAAACTATAAAAGTGAATTATGAATTAACATAATTGCAACATTTATTTCTTGTCAACATAAGGATCAACAAGACAAAGAATAGTCACTATGACCATCTTGATTGGTTTTAGAGAGTCATCTAcaatgaacaacaaaacaatccaAAAACCCACCAGAGCGCGTGCATTTGCTTTGGCCCCCTTGTCCAGTAGGACTTTGGCCATCCGATGGTGACCACAGTGGGCTGCTACATGAAGAGGGGTTAAATGGTCCAGTGTGATATCATCGATCTCAGCATTGTACTGCAGTAGCTGCCTGACGCAGTCCATGTGATCCCCCTGAGCTGCCATGTGGATGGGGGAAAGACCGTTCTgtaagaagaggaaaagaaaagtaagggagggagaaagagactTGGAGATAGATTTCTAAATGTTGCCAAATAAAGCCCTGTGCACGCATCATGGTGTATGCGTAACACTCAGTCAATAAAATGTACTTTCTTGGGCTGAGCATACCACAGTATGAGTCCCTAGAGGGGAAATGACCAATGCGTAGTGCTAAAAAAAGTCAGATCAAAGTGTTTCTAGCAACATGGTTTATATGCAGATTTTCTGATGCAATCTCACTCAATAGTTGGATTATTCaataacaaatcaaaaacaGTACAGAGTTCGCAAGGATAGTAATAACTGAAAAACAACTGCAGCGGTTGCAGTACTTAAATTCATCTACCTTGGTCTTAGCTTGGATGGGAGCACCGTGTTCCAGCAGGATCTCAATGATTCGAACGTGACCATTTCTGGCTGCACAGTGGAGAGGAGTCAGCTCATCCTACAAAGAGACGAGTTACAAAAGAGAGACACCGGGACAGTAATTGGAAAGATGTTAAACGATGTAAGAGACAGAAATGAGCAAAGGAAGGATGACAGATGGGGGGAATAGATTATGAAGGCTTTAGACATGTAGAAGTGACAAATTGACAAAGCAGCGTAGAACTAAATGGTACACTACCTTTGTTTTGGCATCAATCTGTGCACTTCTGTCCAGCAGTAGTCTGACCATCATCACATTGCCCCTCCTGGAGGCTATATGAAGGGGCGTGATGCCATTCTAGAGAAGCATGGGGCAAGAACTAAGTCAGCACCCTTTGTAATCATATCAAAGAACAAAATATATAGGGAAGGTGTCAAAATTTTGATCCTGCAGCTGAGATCAACTGACCTTGGGGGTGAAGTTTACATTGGCTCCTCTGTTCAGTAGCAGCTGGGCTACGCTCATATTCTCATAGTGGGCAGCAATATGGAGAGGTGTGAAACCAGTCTACATGGAAAGAGACACAGGAAAAGTGGGAGGATAAAAGTGTAAATGAGGTCATTACAATCTATTTATTTCACTAGTCCAAAACAATCACAATGTGCATGATGCAGACTGACAGTTTGGGACATAAAGTtatttaaaagtttttatgcGCTTTAAAGATCATATTTTCTAACAAACAGCATTATTCTTCTGATAGAAAAGCTGTGGCACCTGCTTCTCTTAATGCATGAGAGTTTTCCTATTATCAAGGAAACTGcattttttctgtaactgtaatcCTGTTGGCTGATTATATTGTGTCAGTTGACCAAGTTAACCACAACACAATTTCAAATTCTCAGTGAGTCTGTATACCTTGCTGAGAACATCAGCGTTGGGGTCGTTCTGCAGGAGCACAGCGGCGGTGCGCGTATCGTCGTTTCGCGCAGCGATGTGCAGTGCAGGGAGGCGGACCTTGCCCTTGGTGCCATAGTTGATAAGCAGCGCCACAACATTTTCATGGCCCTGCTGGAGTGCTACTGCCAGGGGAGTGAAGCCATCCTGAGAGAAGGGACAGCAAGTGAAAGGGATGGAGTGATAACAGTTTGATGACATTGTAAAATCAGATGCAGTGAAAGATAAATGATcctgtttgcttgttttttttccccttgcatGAACACAATCCACATTTAAACAACCcaattttccatttaaaaaaatgctaaatatcaaATAACCTTTGTTGCACAACATGGACACTGAGAAATGTGTCCGTTAGAAAATCATCTCATAATGTTTGTTCGTATTTATAGTCAATAACTGCTTTGGCATTTACAGGTAGCCTACTTGTAATAGCTAATCATCAGCATGGCAGGTCTGGACAGCCTAAGCCAGTTTGACAACACGTACCTCTGTTGGGAGACTCTGATTGGCACCGTTCTCGAGCAGGAACTTAACCACCTCTAAATGATTCTCCTGTGCTGCCATGTAGAGAGGACTGAACCCTTTCTGTTAGTACACAGAAACATCATGTATAGTTACAAACAAGCAATAATATGGGCCTCAAGCCATATTACAAGATTTGATGTTTGCCAAGTATTtatctttacacacacactcgtccTTATTAACACCTTATGTAAAAAAGATGGACATCTCTTTAGCTGatgtgttacacacacacatacacacacacacacggaggcacagacgcacacacaaacagacttgCACACTCTGCTCTTGCACACAGCTTGCAGTGACTCACATGTGACTGGGCATTAACGTTGGCACCGTAGCTGACGAGCTCAGCCACCACTTTCTCCTGCCCTGCAAGTGCTGCGATATGGAGGGCTGTGTTCCCTTTCTGGAGGTCAAgtacacatagacacacagacccacacaaaaccacacaaaaagagagggggggggggggaaatctGAGTGAATGAAAGGAAAATAATTGAAACCTAATGGCCTAGTTTTCTACAGTGAGATACAGCATGTGTATTTCAGTGTATAAGACAAAACTGTGACAGCGAAAGCGGCACAATTTTGTTATTTAATGGCAAAAAGCCTACACTGCCAGCAAAAGGGCAATagttatgatgtaatgagtatGCTAAATAATTCTGAAAGTATTGATATAGATAAAAACTTTGAAAAGATGAATGCATGACAAGCTTTGAAGAAGTATTGCACCTGTTTAAATACGCAAAAATGCTACAGTTGGTAGTTGCAGTCCAGCTGAATTAGCTCAGAGCTACTGATGGCTAATAGAAATATCTACAAGAAATCTGTTGTACTAAGTGCAGTTAAAGTAAAACAATCAAAGTAGTTTCTGCACCTATGGATAATGCTCCTGAGACATTGCAGTATTTTTTGTGCACAGATGGTTAATTTTCCTGAACATTGTAAATTGTGTAAATTACAGACTTAGGTAATGTGAATTGCAAGAATGTCTTCTGCTCAGAAGCGTCTTCGTTGCCTTTTGCAGTTCCTCTTTTATGTAAAGTATGTATTGTCTCATGTATGTTTTTACGGTGAATGCATGTTTTTA is a genomic window containing:
- the ank1b gene encoding ankyrin-1 isoform X7, encoding MAQAAKQLRKTKDLAEAAAAEQREKEEEKIKKRNRSRDRRRKADAATSFLRAARSGNLDKAMDHIKNGIDINTSNQNGLNGLHLASKEGHVKMVLELLHTGIELEATTKKGNTALHIAALAGQEKVVAELVSYGANVNAQSHKGFSPLYMAAQENHLEVVKFLLENGANQSLPTEDGFTPLAVALQQGHENVVALLINYGTKGKVRLPALHIAARNDDTRTAAVLLQNDPNADVLSKTGFTPLHIAAHYENMSVAQLLLNRGANVNFTPKNGITPLHIASRRGNVMMVRLLLDRSAQIDAKTKDELTPLHCAARNGHVRIIEILLEHGAPIQAKTKNGLSPIHMAAQGDHMDCVRQLLQYNAEIDDITLDHLTPLHVAAHCGHHRMAKVLLDKGAKANARALNGFTPLHIACKKNHMRSMDLLLKHSASLEAVTESGLTPLHVAAFMGHLNIVKNLLQRGASPNASNVKVETPLHMASRAGHCEVAQFLLQNAAQVDARAKDDQTPLHCAARMGHKELVKLLLEHKANPDSATTAGHTPLHISAREGHIHTIRILLDAGAQQTKMTKKGFTPLHVSSKYGKVDVAELLLERGANPNAAGKNGLTPLHVAVHHNNLDVVKLLVSKGGSAHSTARNGYTPLHIAAKQNQMEVASCLLQSGATPNAESLQGITPLHLASQEGRPDIVALLISKQANVNLGNKNGLTPLHLVAQEGHVGIADTLVKQGASIYAASRMGYTPLHVACHYGNIKMVKFLLQQQAQVNSKTRMGYTPLHQAAQQGHTDIVTLLLKHGAQPNEITSNGTSPLGIAKRLGYISVIDVLKLVTEESVSTITTEKHRMSFPETVDEILDVSEDEGVAQLTLGDELLGMDGARYLKLDDFKDQDDDFLSPKKTLRDFEGGMGTTPYSPAIPRIPCVSPETVLLDQHTPIPLPKEYDEDSLIPSSPATETSDNVSPVASPIHTGFLVSFMVDARGGSMRGSRHHGLRVIIPPRTCTAPTRITCRLVKPQKLTTPPPLVEGEGLASRIISLGPSSMQFLGPVIVEIPHFASLGRGDRELVVLRSENGSVWKEHRNRYGDEVLETILNGMDEDLESQEELEKKRIRRIISTDFPLYFAVVSRVQQESDLIGPEGGRLTSKLVPHVEAIFPETAVTKRVRLGLQAQPIQDELLTRHLGNQATFSPVVTIEPRRRKFHRPIGLRIPLPPSWRESPRDAGEGDTTSLRLLCSVIGGTAPAQWEDITGTTKLMYAHNCANFTTNVSARFWLADCPRTAEAVTFANLLYRELMSVPYMAKFVIFAKMNEAREGRLRCYCMTDDKMDKTLELHENFTEVARSRDIELMEGMPLHLECSGNLVPIRKATQQPRSFSFQAFRDNRLPVSVKVRDSNKDATGFLSFLRKCTKYEDTQHVLCNLNITMPPCVKVVGSEERRRTLTPLALRERYSALNEPGVATVNAMERTEIKINIISEQLGLSWAELARELQFGVDDINRIRVENPNSLLDQSSALLNLWASREGKRAKMESLYIALKNIDRADIVTSLEGQAPQPAPGFLEEGACRLSDRDSALLSPSVINGHGHKATTPCAQATSY